The following coding sequences lie in one Arabidopsis thaliana chromosome 3, partial sequence genomic window:
- the FKD1 gene encoding FORKED 1 (FORKED 1 (FKD1); CONTAINS InterPro DOMAIN/s: Pleckstrin-like, plant (InterPro:IPR013666), Protein of unknown function DUF828 (InterPro:IPR008546); BEST Arabidopsis thaliana protein match is: Plant protein of unknown function (DUF828) with plant pleckstrin homology-like region (TAIR:AT3G22810.1); Has 35333 Blast hits to 34131 proteins in 2444 species: Archae - 798; Bacteria - 22429; Metazoa - 974; Fungi - 991; Plants - 531; Viruses - 0; Other Eukaryotes - 9610 (source: NCBI BLink).) has protein sequence MQYFRTHNTIHPLFSGTGGSRGTTGNGSNTPMAGTGPKTVGRWLKDRKEKKKEETRTQNAQVHAAVSVAAVASAVAAVAAATAASSPGKNEQMARIDMAMASAAALVAAQCVEAAEIMGADRDHLTSVVSSAVNVKSHDDIVTLTAAAATALRGAATLKARALKEVWNIAAVLPAEKGASSALCGQVDTKHSDSSFSGELPVAGEDFLGVCNQELLAKGTELLKRTRGGELHWKIVSVYINKAGQAVLKMKSKHVGGTFTKKKKHMVLEVRKDIPAWAGRDLFNGDKHHYFGLKTETKRVIEFECRNQREYEIWTQGVSRLLAIAAEKKQKSSMSKWMAP, from the exons ATGCAGTATTTTCGCACCCACAACACCATACATCCTCTCTTCTCCGGCACAGGAGGCAGCCGTGGTACCACCGGAAATGGGAGCAATACCCCCATGGCTGGAACCGGTCCAAAGACAGTTGGTAGGTGGCTCAAGGACCgtaaggaaaagaagaaagaagagactAGGACTCAGAATGCACAGGTTCACGCAGCTGTTTCTGTTGCAGCGGTTGCATCTGCTGTGGCAGCTGTAGCAGCAGCCACAGCAGCTTCTTCCCCTGGTAAGAACGAGCAGATGGCCAGAATCGATATGGCCATGGCTTCAGCGGCTGCTCTGGTGGCTGCTCAGTGTGTGGAGGCTGCAGAAATCATGGGAGCAGATAGGGATCATTTGACATCCGTGGTGAGCTCTGCCGTGAATGTTAAGTCCCATGACGATATTGTCACCCTTACTGCAGCTGCTGCAACAG CTCTGCGAGGAGCAGCTACACTCAAGGCAAGAGCGCTTAAGGAAGTATGGAACATAGCTGCAGTATTGCCAGCCGAGAAAGGGGCAAGTTCAGCGTTGTGTGGACAGGTTGACACAAAGCATAGTGATAGCAGCTTTAGTGGAGAATTACCTGTGGCTGGGGAAGACTTCCTTGGCGTCTGTAACCAGGAATTACTAGCTAAAGGCACTGAGCTCCTCAAACGAACTCGTGGAG GTGAACTCCACTGGAAGATTGTCTCTGTCTACATCAACAAAGCAGGCCAAGCTGTgctgaaaatgaaaagtaaacaCGTTGGAGGGACCttcacaaagaagaagaaac ATATGGTGCTTGAAGTGAGAAAGGATATACCTGCATGGGCTGGCAGAGATCTTTTCAACGGAGACAAGCATCACTACTTTGGCTTAAAGACAGAAACAAAGAGGGTCATTGAATTTGAGTGCAGAAACCAAAGGGAATACGAGATATGGACTCAGGGCGTATCCAGGCTACTTGCCATTGCTGctgagaagaagcagaaaagtTCCATGTCCAAATGGATGGCACCTTAA